CAAGGTTGTCGCGATGGACTTGGCGGAGGAATTCCTCGCGGGTCAGCGTACCTGTATCGACCACGAGGAAGTCCGTCACAGGATCGGGGTCGAGGTTCGGCCACTTGATGCTGCCCTCGGTCCGCTCCGGCGGAACGGAGATGTCGTAGTAGCGGTAACCCGTCGCGAAATCGAATGACGCGTTGTAGCCATACTCGGTCGGTGTGCGCGACGAGACGACGAAAAGGCGAATAATTTCGGCGTCGTCACCAATGTCGACATAGGGCACCAGCACATTATCGCCCGGTCTTTGCGAACAGGCTGTGACGAACAGAAGTGCAATGAAAACCAGAATGCTGCGCATCAAAGTGACTTCACCAATCAAATGAAAGGAGCGCCCGATGGGCGCCCCAGATTATGCAACGTCCAACAGGTCGCGGCCCTTGAGCAGCGCCTCGACACCGGGCAACCGGCCACGGAAGCGGGTGTAAAGTTCGGCCGCTTCGACCGTGCCGCCCATGGACAGAATGTTGTCTTCGAGCGACTTCGCCGTCGCGGGATCGAAGGCGCCGCCGGCTTCCTCGAAGGCTTGGAAAGCGTCGGCGTCCATGACCTCGGACCACATGTAGCTGTAGTAGCCGCACGAGTAGCCGTCGCCTGCAAAGACGTGCGCAAAGTGCGGCGTCGCGTGGCGCATGCGGATCGCGTGGGGCATCCCGATATCTTCGAGGACTTCGGCCTGCTTTTGCATAGGATCAGCGGGCGGCGTGCCAAGGTGGAATTCGAGGTCAACGATGGCCGAAGCCACGTACTCGACAGTCTGGTAGCCCATGTCGTAGGTCGCGGCGCCGAGCACTTTGTCCAGCAATTCCTGCGGCATAGCCTCGCCCGCCGGATTGACGGCGAACTTCGACAGGACTTCGGGAACCTCCAGCCAATGCTCGAATAGCTGGCTGGGAAGCTCGACGAAATCGCGCGCAACGGAGGTGCCGGACATCGACTCGTAGGTCACGTCAGACAGCATCTGGTGCAGCGCATGGCCGAATTCGTGGAATAGCGTGCGAGCGTCATCGTAGGATAGAAGCGCGGGCTTTCCGGCGACGGGCTTGGCAAAGTTGCAGACGTTCACCACGATCGGGCGAATGTCGCCTGCCAGCTTCTGTTGGCTGCGCATGGCCGAACACCACGCGCCCGACCGTTTCGAGCCGCGCGCGAAGTAGTCGCCAACGAAAAGCGCGATGTGCTCGCCGTTCCGCGAGACTTCGAACAGACGGACGTCGGGGTGATATTTCGGGCCGTCGACCGGCTTGCACTTGAGGCCGAACAGGCGGTTCGCGCAGTCAAAGGCCGCCTCAATCATGTTGTCGAGCTGGAAATACGGCTTTACCTGACCCTCATCGAGGTCATGCTCGGCCTGACGGCGCTTTTCCGAATAGTAATGCCAATCCCACGCCTCAAGCGGCGCGGCGTGCCCGTCAGCCTTCAGCATCTCTTCCAGCGTCGCCGCATCCGAGACCGCCTTGGCGCGCGCAGGTTGCCAGACATTCATCAGCAGATCGCGGACAGCCTCAGGCGTGCCCGCCATTTCGGTTTCCAGCTTGTAGTGCGCGAAGTCATCGTAGCCCAGCAGGTTGGCCCGCTCGTAACGCAGCGCGAGGATTTCCGCAGCAATCGCGCGGTTGTCCGTCTTTCCGCCATTCGCACCGCGCGACGTCCACGCTTCATACGCGATTTTGCGCAGTGCACGGTCAGGGCAAAATTGCAAAAATGGAACAATTACCGACCGCGAAAGGGTTACAACGGGCCCCTCTTTTTCCTTTTCCTGACCTGCGGCCCTCAGAGCGTCGGCTACGAACTCGGGCAGGTCGGTGAGCAGGCTTTCGTCGACCTCATGGTACCAGTCACGTTCGTCCGCGAGCAGATTCTGGGTGAATTCGGTGCCGAGCACCGACAGGCGGCCTTTGACTTCCTTGAGGCGGTCAGCGTCCGGCCCCTTCAGCTGCGCACCCGAGCGGACGAACGAACGGTGGGTCAGATAGAGCAAGCGCTGCTGCTCTTCAGTCAGCTCCAACTCGTCCTTTTGCTGCCATAGCTGGTCGATCCGCTCGAACAGAGCCTCGTTCGCCGTGATGTCGGACCAGAAAGCCGAGAGCTTGGGAGAAAATTCCCGCATCAGCGCCTCACGGGCCGGGTTCGAGTCCGCGCCGGCGACCGCATAGAACGCACCGAGCACGCGATCCAACTTTTCGGTAGCACGCTCCAGTGCCTCGATCGTGCCGGCGAAGGTAATTTCTTCCTGCTGGGTAATCGCGTCGATATTCGCCTGCGCATCGACCAGCGCAGCATCGACGGCGGGTGCGAAATCGTCGTCACTGATGTTTTCGAAAGGCGGCAGCCCGAACGGCGTGTCCCAGTTTGCAAGAAGCGGGTTGGTCATGGAAATACTCCTGTTTGAACGCAAGGTAGGACGCTCAACGGTGACCTGCCAGCCCGAAATCACTGGCCCTTGCGTAAGACGCGGCTCCAGAACCCCGGCTCGGGTGGGGCCGAGGGTTCGTAGATGACTTTGACGTCCTCGTACCGCTGCGCAGAGCCGAGGTGGACGGGCACAGATAGCGCCGACATGTCCGCCTTGGCCGCTGCATCACAGAGCGCGGGGATCACCAATTCGCCGACATAATCGACGTGATCGTAAGGCTGGCGAAGGGCGGGAACCTGCTCATCGCCATGCATTTCCCAGTCCGACAGTTCCGCCAGTTGCTGGATATCGATGACCGGCTGGAACGACGACAGCCGCGCATGGAGCCGCCGCGCGGCCTCGTCATTCGCGACGCTTTGATTATTGCCAGAGACGTAAGCCAGCAGCGCGGGGAATTTCTCGGTCAGGTCGTCTTCGTAGATCGCGATGACGATACGTGCGGTTCCCTCCGGCACCGGAGTCGCGGCGAGGAGGCGGAAAAACTGGACGAACCCGTTCTCCTGCTCGGCCAGTCTGTCACGGATAATGCGTCGAAAAATCTGGGCGCGATCGTCAAAATTCACGAAGCGATGTCTCCTGTTGGTAGCGCCGGATGGCCATTGCACGACATAGGCTTAGCGAAGCGGAAACCAAGTCAGGAATGCATGCCGCCGCATACGGGACAGTCATCGCTGTGTTTCGTTTTCATGATCCGTGTGTCGGCATAAAGCGCGTCGTACATCATGAGGCGTCCGCGCAGGCTTTCTCCGGCACCGGTGATGTACTTCACCGCTTCGGCAGCCATCATGGAGCCAATGATGCCCGGCAACGGGCCGAGAACCCCTGCCTCAGCGCAGGACGGAACAAGGCCAGCGGCGGGCGCTTCGGGGAAGACACACTGATAGCATGGGCCACCATTCGCGGGGTCATAGAGCGAGATTTGACCCTCCCACTGGGTCATTGCCGCTGAGATCAACGGCTTACGGGCCTCGACGGCGACACGATTCACCAGATAGCGTGTGTCGAAATTATCCGTGCCGTCGAGCACGAGGTCGTACTCGGCAACCAGCGCGGCAGCGTTTTCCGCAGTTAGTTTGCGGGTGTAGGGCTTCACCGTGATCCACGGATTAAGCGCAGTCATCGCAGAGGCCGCCGAAAGCGCCTTGGGCTGACCAATGGCCGCGTCGGTGTGGATCACCTGCCGCTGGAGGTTCGAGTTGTCGACGGTATCCTCGTCGATGACGCCGATCTGACCAACGCCAGCAGCAGCGAGATAAAGCAGCGCAGACGAACCAAGCCCCCCTGCCCCGACGACCAATACTTTGGCATTCTTCAGTTTTTTCTGACCCGGGCC
Above is a window of Marivivens aquimaris DNA encoding:
- a CDS encoding M3 family metallopeptidase; translated protein: MTNPLLANWDTPFGLPPFENISDDDFAPAVDAALVDAQANIDAITQQEEITFAGTIEALERATEKLDRVLGAFYAVAGADSNPAREALMREFSPKLSAFWSDITANEALFERIDQLWQQKDELELTEEQQRLLYLTHRSFVRSGAQLKGPDADRLKEVKGRLSVLGTEFTQNLLADERDWYHEVDESLLTDLPEFVADALRAAGQEKEKEGPVVTLSRSVIVPFLQFCPDRALRKIAYEAWTSRGANGGKTDNRAIAAEILALRYERANLLGYDDFAHYKLETEMAGTPEAVRDLLMNVWQPARAKAVSDAATLEEMLKADGHAAPLEAWDWHYYSEKRRQAEHDLDEGQVKPYFQLDNMIEAAFDCANRLFGLKCKPVDGPKYHPDVRLFEVSRNGEHIALFVGDYFARGSKRSGAWCSAMRSQQKLAGDIRPIVVNVCNFAKPVAGKPALLSYDDARTLFHEFGHALHQMLSDVTYESMSGTSVARDFVELPSQLFEHWLEVPEVLSKFAVNPAGEAMPQELLDKVLGAATYDMGYQTVEYVASAIVDLEFHLGTPPADPMQKQAEVLEDIGMPHAIRMRHATPHFAHVFAGDGYSCGYYSYMWSEVMDADAFQAFEEAGGAFDPATAKSLEDNILSMGGTVEAAELYTRFRGRLPGVEALLKGRDLLDVA
- a CDS encoding HesA/MoeB/ThiF family protein, translating into MILVLVMAAALWGIGWAMKAPVRARAVMIGILMIAVLLIQFTLPFGHPLRQATGGDPRLWLLFLGFGLVVVGYSFGLRKVRTLAKAKSEPAKQTGTFNDSELDRYARHIMLREIGGPGQKKLKNAKVLVVGAGGLGSSALLYLAAAGVGQIGVIDEDTVDNSNLQRQVIHTDAAIGQPKALSAASAMTALNPWITVKPYTRKLTAENAAALVAEYDLVLDGTDNFDTRYLVNRVAVEARKPLISAAMTQWEGQISLYDPANGGPCYQCVFPEAPAAGLVPSCAEAGVLGPLPGIIGSMMAAEAVKYITGAGESLRGRLMMYDALYADTRIMKTKHSDDCPVCGGMHS